The genomic stretch TTTTGTAGCCAAAAAGTGCTACAATTTCTAAAAAGGTTTTTCAATGGCACTCAATGGAGTTGTTCGGGCAAGAGTTGATCAGCAACTGAAATCAGAAGTTGAAAAGATTTTTGAGGAAATTGGCTTAAACACTTCCCAAGCTATAAATATTTTTCTGAAAAGAGTTGTGATGGAGAGGGGAATTCCTTTTGATGTAAAAGCTCCTTCTCCACAACTCAAAAAAGCAATAGTTGAAGCTGAAAACAACGAGGGAACTTTCCATAACTCAATTGAAGATTTTATGAAAGATTTAAAATCTTGAAATACCAACTTTCCAAAATAAATTAATTTACCTAAAACCAGATTTATTATTAGTTTATAAAATAGAAAATGATGTTGTGAAATTTGTGGATATTGGTTCTCACAGCGAACTTTTTAGATAAGTTTTGGGGAGAAGCTCCCCATTTTTTAGTGTAAAAAGTGTCTTTTTCCTGTAAATAGTAGAGACATTTTATGTTCATTTCCTGCTTCGATAACTTCATCATCTCTGATACTTCCACCTGGTTGGACAATTGCCGAAACACCAACTTTTGAAGCCTCATCAACTGAATCTCTGAATGGAAA from Thiovulum sp. ES encodes the following:
- a CDS encoding addiction module antitoxin, RelB/DinJ family (PFAM: RelB antitoxin~TIGRFAM: addiction module antitoxin, RelB/DinJ family); the protein is MALNGVVRARVDQQLKSEVEKIFEEIGLNTSQAINIFLKRVVMERGIPFDVKAPSPQLKKAIVEAENNEGTFHNSIEDFMKDLKS